Proteins encoded together in one Janthinobacterium tructae window:
- the lptC gene encoding LPS export ABC transporter periplasmic protein LptC: MRKPGGAHRWRMIFTVLGAVVFALGSFWLLEVMNKNAQDITASKHLDEPDYFITNFSLVRMDLTGKPSYIVSGTKLTHYPLDDSSDIDQPFVRKLTPGMPPMNMNAELAHIDQDNTRLQLHRKVVIDRVASPKAQNLTVKTEALTVFPDEERMETDVPVDILTGASRINGIGMKANNATGVVEVQNALRMVLPPKPRPAAAAK, from the coding sequence ATGCGTAAGCCAGGAGGCGCCCATCGCTGGCGCATGATTTTTACCGTGCTGGGGGCCGTCGTCTTTGCGCTGGGCAGCTTTTGGCTGCTGGAAGTGATGAACAAGAATGCCCAGGACATCACGGCCAGCAAGCATCTGGATGAGCCAGACTATTTCATCACCAATTTCAGCCTGGTGCGCATGGACTTGACGGGTAAACCCAGCTATATCGTATCGGGCACCAAGCTCACGCATTATCCGCTCGACGATTCATCCGATATCGACCAGCCTTTCGTGCGCAAGCTTACGCCTGGCATGCCGCCGATGAACATGAATGCGGAACTGGCGCATATCGACCAGGACAATACCCGGTTGCAACTGCACCGCAAGGTCGTGATCGACCGCGTGGCCAGTCCGAAGGCGCAGAACCTGACAGTCAAGACGGAAGCGCTGACGGTATTCCCGGATGAAGAAAGAATGGAAACGGACGTGCCTGTCGATATCCTGACGGGCGCCTCGCGCATCAATGGCATCGGCATGAAGGCCAATAACGCCACTGGCGTGGTGGAAGTGCAGAATGCGCTGCGCATGGTCCTCCCGCCGAAACCGCGCCCGGCTGCGGCGGCAAAATGA
- a CDS encoding KdsC family phosphatase produces MDSVADNLARAAKVKLMIFDVDGVLTDGSLHFGPDGEMMKTFNVYDGLGIKLLQESGVQTAIISARRSAITARRAQDLGITHVHQGGHDKLTPFRELLALTGLTEEQCGYIGDDVIDAPILRRVGFAVSVPGGRPEALDLAHHVTQAGGGRGAVREICEFLLRAQDNYARVMAPFLE; encoded by the coding sequence ATGGATAGCGTAGCGGACAACCTGGCGCGCGCGGCCAAGGTCAAACTGATGATCTTTGACGTCGACGGCGTGCTCACCGACGGCAGCCTGCATTTCGGCCCCGATGGCGAGATGATGAAAACGTTTAATGTGTATGATGGCCTGGGCATCAAGCTGCTGCAGGAATCGGGCGTGCAGACGGCCATCATCAGCGCGCGCCGCTCGGCCATCACGGCGCGCCGCGCGCAAGACCTGGGCATTACCCATGTGCACCAGGGCGGTCACGACAAGCTGACGCCGTTTCGCGAACTGCTGGCGCTGACGGGCTTGACGGAAGAGCAATGCGGCTATATCGGCGACGATGTCATCGATGCGCCCATCCTGCGCCGCGTGGGCTTTGCCGTCAGCGTGCCGGGCGGGCGTCCGGAAGCGCTGGACCTGGCGCACCATGTGACGCAGGCCGGCGGCGGCCGTGGCGCGGTGCGCGAGATCTGCGAATTCCTGCTGCGCGCTCAGGATAACTATGCGCGCGTCATGGCGCCATTCCTGGAGTGA